A genomic region of Acipenser ruthenus chromosome 9, fAciRut3.2 maternal haplotype, whole genome shotgun sequence contains the following coding sequences:
- the rnaseh2b gene encoding ribonuclease H2 subunit B isoform X1, whose amino-acid sequence MSFLQQVFLHFVTFRYWSCISFGKDSVVEAPKKAETEPVFIRLRNPKTDEASLYLLSSNALQLYEVKAFKEEYHSWFIGQTVQHDGRLLFITPMDPLFLVLPYFLKAGKEGKFQPVDQVVVDEDFPCCSRLLKCPQTLQALRHITEEKEIGGQKFNRYSKEKTLELLKKKVDRTVKALKSSNTCVGGAVKSSTFIRTKHNSEEKEEDYIRYAHGLISEYIAEDLSLDLHKYLKLPEISSPTEAEPPSKKRKLSDKPVEAGEDYTKFNSGDLKKPAKKMTAAQKALAKVDKTGMKSLSAFFSPKVKTEKK is encoded by the exons ATGAGTTTTTTACAACAAGTTTTCTTACATTTTGTTACATTTCGGTACTGGTCCTGTATATCTTTTGGAAAAG ATTCAGTTGTTGAAGCACCAAAAAAAGCCGAGACTGAGCCAGTGTTCATCAGACTCCGAAACCCCAAAACAG ATGAGGCTTCCCTGTACCTCTTGAGTAGCAACGCGCTGCAGCTGTATGAAGTGAAAGCTTTTAAGGAGGAATATCACTCTTGGTTTATTGGTCAAACTGTACAGCACG atggaaGACTTTTGTTCATAACACCAATGGATCCTCTATTTCTTGTTCTGCCTTATTTTTTGAAAGCTGGAAAAGAG GGCAAGTTCCAGCCAGTGGATCAGGTAGTGGTGGATGAGGACTTTCCGTGTTGCAGCAGATTACTCAAGTGTCCCCAAACCCTTCAGGCACTCCGTCATATCACAGAGGAGAAGG aAATCGGAGGTCAGAAGTTTAACAGATACAGCAAAGAAAAGACTCTGGAATTGTTAAAGAAAAAG GTTGACAGGACAGTGAAAGCCCTGAAAAGCAGCAATACATGCGTTGGTGGAGCAGTGAAGTCCTCTACATTTATTAGAACCAAACACAATTCAGAAGAAAAAGAAG aGGATTACATCCGTTATGCTCATGGCTTAATATCTGAGTATATTGCTGAAGACCTCAGCCTAGACCTTCACAAGTATTTAAA GCTACCTGAGATTTCAAGTCCAACAGAGGCAGAACCACCATCAAAG AAAAGGAAATTGTCGGATAAGCCTGTGGAAGCAGGAGAGGACTATACGAAATTTAACAGCGGGGATCTCAAAAAG ccTGCCAAAAAGATGACTGCAGCACAGAAAGCTCTGGCTAAAGTGGACAAGACCGGCATGAAAAGCCTCTCGGCATTCTTCAGTCCCAAAGTGAAAACTGAAAAGAAATAA
- the rnaseh2b gene encoding ribonuclease H2 subunit B isoform X3 produces MQFRKKRQSDAQAEQWVVIAADSVVEAPKKAETEPVFIRLRNPKTDEASLYLLSSNALQLYEVKAFKEEYHSWFIGQTVQHDGRLLFITPMDPLFLVLPYFLKAGKEGKFQPVDQVVVDEDFPCCSRLLKCPQTLQALRHITEEKEIGGQKFNRYSKEKTLELLKKKVDRTVKALKSSNTCVGGAVKSSTFIRTKHNSEEKEEDYIRYAHGLISEYIAEDLSLDLHKYLKLPEISSPTEAEPPSKKRKLSDKPVEAGEDYTKFNSGDLKKPAKKMTAAQKALAKVDKTGMKSLSAFFSPKVKTEKK; encoded by the exons ATGCAGTTCAG GAAGAAGCGTCAGTCAGACGCACAGGCAGAGCAGTGGGTTGTAATTGCAGCAG ATTCAGTTGTTGAAGCACCAAAAAAAGCCGAGACTGAGCCAGTGTTCATCAGACTCCGAAACCCCAAAACAG ATGAGGCTTCCCTGTACCTCTTGAGTAGCAACGCGCTGCAGCTGTATGAAGTGAAAGCTTTTAAGGAGGAATATCACTCTTGGTTTATTGGTCAAACTGTACAGCACG atggaaGACTTTTGTTCATAACACCAATGGATCCTCTATTTCTTGTTCTGCCTTATTTTTTGAAAGCTGGAAAAGAG GGCAAGTTCCAGCCAGTGGATCAGGTAGTGGTGGATGAGGACTTTCCGTGTTGCAGCAGATTACTCAAGTGTCCCCAAACCCTTCAGGCACTCCGTCATATCACAGAGGAGAAGG aAATCGGAGGTCAGAAGTTTAACAGATACAGCAAAGAAAAGACTCTGGAATTGTTAAAGAAAAAG GTTGACAGGACAGTGAAAGCCCTGAAAAGCAGCAATACATGCGTTGGTGGAGCAGTGAAGTCCTCTACATTTATTAGAACCAAACACAATTCAGAAGAAAAAGAAG aGGATTACATCCGTTATGCTCATGGCTTAATATCTGAGTATATTGCTGAAGACCTCAGCCTAGACCTTCACAAGTATTTAAA GCTACCTGAGATTTCAAGTCCAACAGAGGCAGAACCACCATCAAAG AAAAGGAAATTGTCGGATAAGCCTGTGGAAGCAGGAGAGGACTATACGAAATTTAACAGCGGGGATCTCAAAAAG ccTGCCAAAAAGATGACTGCAGCACAGAAAGCTCTGGCTAAAGTGGACAAGACCGGCATGAAAAGCCTCTCGGCATTCTTCAGTCCCAAAGTGAAAACTGAAAAGAAATAA
- the rnaseh2b gene encoding ribonuclease H2 subunit B isoform X2, giving the protein MTSRKKRQSDAQAEQWVVIAADSVVEAPKKAETEPVFIRLRNPKTDEASLYLLSSNALQLYEVKAFKEEYHSWFIGQTVQHDGRLLFITPMDPLFLVLPYFLKAGKEGKFQPVDQVVVDEDFPCCSRLLKCPQTLQALRHITEEKEIGGQKFNRYSKEKTLELLKKKVDRTVKALKSSNTCVGGAVKSSTFIRTKHNSEEKEEDYIRYAHGLISEYIAEDLSLDLHKYLKLPEISSPTEAEPPSKKRKLSDKPVEAGEDYTKFNSGDLKKPAKKMTAAQKALAKVDKTGMKSLSAFFSPKVKTEKK; this is encoded by the exons ATGACTTCTAGGAAGAAGCGTCAGTCAGACGCACAGGCAGAGCAGTGGGTTGTAATTGCAGCAG ATTCAGTTGTTGAAGCACCAAAAAAAGCCGAGACTGAGCCAGTGTTCATCAGACTCCGAAACCCCAAAACAG ATGAGGCTTCCCTGTACCTCTTGAGTAGCAACGCGCTGCAGCTGTATGAAGTGAAAGCTTTTAAGGAGGAATATCACTCTTGGTTTATTGGTCAAACTGTACAGCACG atggaaGACTTTTGTTCATAACACCAATGGATCCTCTATTTCTTGTTCTGCCTTATTTTTTGAAAGCTGGAAAAGAG GGCAAGTTCCAGCCAGTGGATCAGGTAGTGGTGGATGAGGACTTTCCGTGTTGCAGCAGATTACTCAAGTGTCCCCAAACCCTTCAGGCACTCCGTCATATCACAGAGGAGAAGG aAATCGGAGGTCAGAAGTTTAACAGATACAGCAAAGAAAAGACTCTGGAATTGTTAAAGAAAAAG GTTGACAGGACAGTGAAAGCCCTGAAAAGCAGCAATACATGCGTTGGTGGAGCAGTGAAGTCCTCTACATTTATTAGAACCAAACACAATTCAGAAGAAAAAGAAG aGGATTACATCCGTTATGCTCATGGCTTAATATCTGAGTATATTGCTGAAGACCTCAGCCTAGACCTTCACAAGTATTTAAA GCTACCTGAGATTTCAAGTCCAACAGAGGCAGAACCACCATCAAAG AAAAGGAAATTGTCGGATAAGCCTGTGGAAGCAGGAGAGGACTATACGAAATTTAACAGCGGGGATCTCAAAAAG ccTGCCAAAAAGATGACTGCAGCACAGAAAGCTCTGGCTAAAGTGGACAAGACCGGCATGAAAAGCCTCTCGGCATTCTTCAGTCCCAAAGTGAAAACTGAAAAGAAATAA
- the rnaseh2b gene encoding ribonuclease H2 subunit B isoform X4, translating into MSFLQQVFLHFVTFRYWSCISFGKDSVVEAPKKAETEPVFIRLRNPKTDEASLYLLSSNALQLYEVKAFKEEYHSWFIGQTVQHDGRLLFITPMDPLFLVLPYFLKAGKEGKFQPVDQVVVDEDFPCCSRLLKCPQTLQALRHITEEKEIGGQKFNRYSKEKTLELLKKKVDRTVKALKSSNTCVGGAVKSSTFIRTKHNSEEKEEDYIRYAHGLISEYIAEDLSLDLHKYLKLPEISSPTEAEPPSKIAEQKQGRKKRDLKI; encoded by the exons ATGAGTTTTTTACAACAAGTTTTCTTACATTTTGTTACATTTCGGTACTGGTCCTGTATATCTTTTGGAAAAG ATTCAGTTGTTGAAGCACCAAAAAAAGCCGAGACTGAGCCAGTGTTCATCAGACTCCGAAACCCCAAAACAG ATGAGGCTTCCCTGTACCTCTTGAGTAGCAACGCGCTGCAGCTGTATGAAGTGAAAGCTTTTAAGGAGGAATATCACTCTTGGTTTATTGGTCAAACTGTACAGCACG atggaaGACTTTTGTTCATAACACCAATGGATCCTCTATTTCTTGTTCTGCCTTATTTTTTGAAAGCTGGAAAAGAG GGCAAGTTCCAGCCAGTGGATCAGGTAGTGGTGGATGAGGACTTTCCGTGTTGCAGCAGATTACTCAAGTGTCCCCAAACCCTTCAGGCACTCCGTCATATCACAGAGGAGAAGG aAATCGGAGGTCAGAAGTTTAACAGATACAGCAAAGAAAAGACTCTGGAATTGTTAAAGAAAAAG GTTGACAGGACAGTGAAAGCCCTGAAAAGCAGCAATACATGCGTTGGTGGAGCAGTGAAGTCCTCTACATTTATTAGAACCAAACACAATTCAGAAGAAAAAGAAG aGGATTACATCCGTTATGCTCATGGCTTAATATCTGAGTATATTGCTGAAGACCTCAGCCTAGACCTTCACAAGTATTTAAA GCTACCTGAGATTTCAAGTCCAACAGAGGCAGAACCACCATCAAAG